The following are from one region of the Ischnura elegans chromosome X, ioIscEleg1.1, whole genome shotgun sequence genome:
- the LOC124171838 gene encoding vitellogenin-A1-like has product MGSSLRDKMWSPLIVFLVVGLATAENAWKPGYEYKYQIKGRTLAALHQVADKYVGVVSRATLTLQPQSSNAVLARISDAQFSPVQASLPGGWASRIPEKELNYKSLPLSSKPFQIKFKNGVVDELVVSKDLSNPEVNLIKSVVSQLQVDTHGENEIKWHRGSQAPKRPSESVFRAMEDTVTGKCEVMYDISPLPMYATQVNPELAPMPELRGDGILMDIAKTKNFSNCDKRVAYHYGITGLTDWEPADNEMGHFFSRSGVSRIVISGSLKEYTIQSSVTVNKVILSPALYNAQKGMVVSRMNVTLISRRSSSGSPPSVPNPQRVKDLVYDYNDPFPSERSSSSAKSPAKGNKSSESESQSSSSSENDSSDSQSNSQESGSSSSDSSESVERPGHKRQIPKRFRRSAPQQKNKNASSGSSSSSSENDSSDSVSNGEDSSSSESSSESQNSSNDSSSSNSSESNSSSSSSSSSSSSCSSGSSSSDSESSSSESNDSDSNCSDSSSSSSSSSSESGSVSSASSSSSSSSSSSEEHNPKPGMNKAPKIPLLPYFIGYEGNAIPTSKDIEPVSAVKKLCSQIASELQHPSTIPQKSTLSKFAIVVRLVRTMNAEQLQKAVSQIYAPIKSSGENPWTVLRDALAAAGTGPCLTTIKDLIKSRKIATEEAAEIFATLAASARTPTAEFLKALFALATSPEVTKQPLLNSTAILSFANLARKAQVNNVTAHNLYPVHAFGRLSPINPKAVAEEYIPYMAKHLRAAVKDGDSHKIQVYIRALGNLGHPKILSVFEPYLEGKEPMSTFQRTLMVTSLNKLAKVFPQVARRVLFNVYQNLGESHEVRCAAVLVLMRTAPPAFMLQRMAEFTNRDPSLQVTAVVKSAIQSAAALQGPHHHEFKMNAKAAANLLNPKPLGIHYSRQYLQSYMVKEMGLAYRRELSWIGSSDGLLPSSAFISTRYNVGGWKSQNMALAMMTSSFNDLVDAVSDQFEDSDSSNSGKHGSKSGKKSSGSGSGSHSPFTTEKIAEMLNIEPSDDEQVEGNLLVRYMGTSRFFTFDNTTIENLPALLKSAASALRSGHKFNYNKLYNQFALTLAFPTETGLPFVYSIKKPTYISLRGEVQAKSHPDMASGSRDSIRVPETINSTASLQFVYSTRMTAKISFVAPLTHTRYIAGVQKNIQVNVPIKATFDLDAENSEASVTLQPLYNNREAQIFHYSTIPYTAKHNILDLTPVSQGSNFKPIHVREPMQMETTVGKDSTGFAFRVKYATEQKYLDYQYLYEKAQRHDAMSLILYPWAERTIKYNNINVVFDPQRSNTKSVTFTASYDDNSDDSQSSHSWSDSDESDSASNESRAHSGKSNSGKSAGSSSSSMANPSTSKPVSEKRQQEFLRRASSGIKNASASVLDLAVEFNGNKNIAYVATAAYASSEVDETSRALFYFYKSPTYGNSKPYEVCAAAKGVYPNVPLMNIAKALRANPTSYASSEISFGEKCGSGAAQISISAKGEQSQERKEYIRRSPMAQKCMSLMQSGSYLQPACRNITARANFLDSYSVNIQYEKLPAAFKNFTYKAYSVARYLGYPYLDENTINVHNKEGKITVDIDFEPDLKAANVSLTAPSFEADFDLVRVGPCARPLAVQHPSWNAADRFLTYALHAQWTASCGLDRDSVSTFDNKTYPIHLGKCWHVMMTSQPEDDDSSSSSSNDDLTAEVTVLVRDASSHEKEVKVILGDDVFDLKPSGSSSSKKSSESGDADGVVYFNQKQRSVSYRKINNVTDSDGEMLAFWYALPSGAVIFEAPQHEIAIMYNGEAAWLEAGSTYRGDVLGLCGTYDSEPATDFTSPKSCILEQPKMFAASWAVPDQTCQGEAKEWQRRAASAPCFNQTFTPHDVITEEDANSGYSSRSSKSSRSSNSQSGKSSSSSSNSGCTQHRTKIIEQGSQTCFSMRPQPTCANNCRATGKVEKSVDFHCVANSSASRHFVEMVKKGANPDFSRKEVSKTIKISVPQGCTSN; this is encoded by the exons ATGGGTTCGTCACTCCGGGACAAGATGTGGTCTCCTCTGATCGTCTTCCTCGTAG tTGGGCTGGCTACGGCCGAAAATG CCTGGAAACCTGGTTACGAATACAAGTACCAGATCAAGGGCAGGACTCTCGCCGCCCTCCACCAAGTGGCCGACAAGTATGTTGGCGTGGTGAGCCGAGCCACCCTCACCCTCCAGCCTCAGAGTTCCAACGCCGTCCTTGCCAGG ATCTCCGACGCCCAGTTCTCTCCGGTGCAAGCGTCCCTTCCCGGAGGATGGGCTTCCAGGATCCCGGAGAAGGAGCTCAACTACAAGTCGCTCCCGCTCTCCAGCAAGCCGTTCCAGATTAAGTTCAAGAACGGAGTT GTGGATGAGCTGGTCGTGAGCAAGGACCTCTCCAACCCAGAGGTGAACCTCATCAAGAGCGTCGTGAGTCAACTGCAGGTTGACACCCACGGTGAAAACGAGATCAAATGGCATCGTGGCAGTCAGGCTCCCAAGAGGCCCAGCGAGAGCGTTTTCCGCGCCATGGAG GACACCGTCACCGGCAAGTGCGAGGTCATGTACGACATTTCGCCCCTGCCGATGTACGCCACCCAAGTGAACCCGGAACTCGCCCCCATGCCCGAGCTCCGTGGAGATGGCATTCTTATGGACATCGCCAAGACCAAGAACTTCAGCAACTGCGACAAGAGAGTGGCCTACCACTACGGAATCACCGGACTCACCGACTGGGAGCCCGCCGACAACGAAATGGGACACTTCTTCTCC CGTTCCGGCGTCAGCAGGATCGTCATTTCCGGATCCCTCAAGGAATACACCATCCAGTCTTCCGTCACCGTCAACAAGGTCATCCTCAGCCCCGCCCTCTACAACGCCCAGAAAGGTATGGTGGTCAGCCGCATGAACGTCACCCTGATCTCCAGGCGGTCCAGCTCTGGCTCCCCGCCATCCGTGCCCAACCCCCAGCGCGTCAAGGACCTCGTCTACGACTACAAcgatcccttcccctccgagCGCAGCAGCAGCTCCGCTAAGAGCCCCGCCAAGGGAAACAAATCCTCCGAAAGCGAGTCTCAGTCCAGCTCCAGCAGCGAAAACGACAGCTCCGACAGCCAGAGCAACAGCCAGGAGAGCGGAAGTAGCAGCAGCGACAGCAGCGAAAGCGTCGAGAGGCCCGGACACAAGCGCCAGATCCCCAAGCGATTTCGTCGCTCCGCACCCCAGCAGAAGAACAAGAACGCCAGCAGCGGAAGCAGCAGTAGCAGCAGCGAGAACGACAGCTCCGACAGCGTGAGCAACGGCGAAGATAGCAGCAGCAGCGAGAGTAGCAGCGAAAGCCAGAACAGCAGCAAcgacagcagcagcagcaacagcagcgaaagcaacagcagcagcagcagcagcagtagcagcagcagcagctgcAGTAGCGGAAGCAGCAGCTCTGACAGTGAAAGTTCTAGCTCCGAAAGCAATGACTCCGACAGTAACTGCTCCGACAGCTCCAGCAGTTCCAGCAGCTCCAGCAGCGAATCCGGAAGCGTCAGCAGTGCTTCCAGCAGCTCCAGCTCCAGCTCCAGCTCCAGTGAAGAGCACAACCCCAAGCCCGGAATGAACAAGGCTCCCAAGATCCCACTCCTGCCTTACTTCATCGGCTATGAAGGAAACGCTATCCCCACTTCCAAGGACATCGAACCCGTCTCCGCCGTCAAGAAACTGTGCTCTCAAATCGCTTCCGAGCTCCAGCACCCCAGCACCATTCCTCAGAAGTCCACCCTCTCCAAGTTCGCCATCGTCGTTCGCCTCGTGCGCACCATGAATGCCGAGCAGCTGCAGAAGGCCGTCTCTCAGATCTACGCTCCCATCAAGTCTTCCGGAGAAAACCCCTG GACCGTTCTCCGCGATGCCCTCGCCGCCGCCGGTACTGGCCCCTGCCTCACCACCATCAAGGATTTGATCAAGTCCAGAAAGATCGCCACGGAGGAGGCCGCCGAGATCTTCGCCACCCTTGCCGCCAGTGCCAGGACCCCAACCGCTGAGTTCCTCAAGGCGCTCTTC GCCCTGGCCACGAGCCCCGAAGTCACCAAGCAGCCCCTTCTCAACTCTACCGCCATCCTTTCCTTCGCCAACCTCGCCCGCAAGGCTCAGGTCAACAACGTCACGGCTCACAATCTCTACCCCGTCCACGCCTTCGGACGTCTCTCTCCCATCAACCCCAAGGCCGTCGCTGAGGAATACATCCCCTACATGGCTAAGCACCTGCGCGCCGCCGTCAAGGACGGAGACAGCCACAAGATCCAGGTTTACATCCGCGCTCTTGGAAATCTCGGCCACCCCAAGATCCTCAGCGTGTTCGAGCCCTACCTCGAAGGCAAGGAACCCATGTCCACCTTCCAGAGGACTCTCATGGTCACCTCTCTGAACAAGCTCGCCAAGGTGTTCCCTCAGGTCGCCCGCCGCGTCCTCTTCAACGTCTACCAGAACCTCGGAGAAAGCCATGAGGTGCGTTGTGCCGCCGTTCTCGTCCTCATGAGGACTGCTCCTCCCGCCTTCATGCTCCAGAGGATGGCTGAATTCACCAACAGGGACCCTAGCCTCCAAGTCACCGCCGTCGTCAAGTCTGCGATCCAGTCCGCCGCCGCCCTCCAGGGACCTCACCACCACGAATT CAAGATGAACGCCAAGGCCGCCGCCAACCTGCTCAACCCCAAGCCTCTCGGAATCCATTACTCCCGTCAGTACCTCCAGAGCTACATGGTCAAGGAGATGGGTCTCGCCTACAGGCGTGAGCTCAGTTGGATCGGAAGCTCCGACGGACTTCTCCCATCCAGCGCCTTCATTTCCACCCGCTACAACGTGGGAGGATGGAAATCACAAAACATGGCA CTCGCCATGATGACCTCCAGCTTCAACGACCTCGTCGACGCCGTCAGCGACCAATTCGAGGACTCCGACTCCTCCAACAGCGGAAAGCACGGCAGCAAGTCCGGAAAGAAGTCTTCTGGCAGCGGAAGTGGAAGCCACAGCCCCTTCACCACGGAGAAGATTGCCGAGATGCTGAACATCGAGCCCTCTGACGACGAGCAGGTGGAAGGAAACCTCCTCGTTCGCTACATGGGAACTAGCAGATTCTTCACCTTCGATAACACCACCATCGAAAACCTGCCAGCCC TGCTCAAATCCGCCGCCTCCGCCCTCCGCTCCGGCCACAAGTTCAACTACAACAAGCTGTACAACCAGTTCGCCTTGACCCTGGCCTTCCCCACCGAAACCGGTCTTCCCTTCGTCTACTCCATCAAGAAGCCCACTTACATTTCCCTCAGGGGAGAAGTTCAAGCCAAGTCCCACCCTGACATGGCCAGTGGATCCCGCGACTCCATCAGGGTTCCCGAAACCATCAACTCCACCGCCAGTCTCCAATTCGT GTACTCTACTCGCATGACTGCCAAGATCAGCTTCGTGGCTCCTCTGACCCACACCCGCTACATTGCCGGTGTTCAGAAGAACATCCAGGTCAATGTGCCCATCAAAGCCACTTTCGACCTCGATGCCGAGAACTCCGAGGCCTCCGTCACCCTGCAGCCCCTCTACAACAACCGCGAGGCACAGATCTTCCACTACAGCACCATCCCCTACACCGCCAAGCACAACATCCTTGACCTCACTCCCGTCAGCCAAGGAAGCAACTTCAAGCCCATCCACGTCCGTGAGCCCATGCAG ATGGAAACCACCGTCGGCAAGGACAGCACCGGTTTCGCCTTCCGCGTTAAATACGCCACGGAGCAGAAGTACCTCGACTACCAATACCTCTACGAAAAGGCTCAGCGCCACGACGCCATGTCCCTCATCCTTTACCCATGGGCCGAGAGGACCATCAAGTACAACAACATCAACGTCGTTTTCGACCCCCAGAGGAGCAACACCAAATCCGTCACCTTCACCGCCTCCTACG ATGACAACTCCGATGACTCCCAGTCATCCCACTCATGGTCCGACTCCGACGAATCCGACTCCGCATCCAACGAGAGCCGCGCCCACAGCGGCAAGTCCAACAGCGGCAAGAGCGCCGGATCCAGCAGCAGCTCCATGGCCAACCCATCCACCTCCAAACCCGTCAGCGAAAAGAGACAGCAGGAGTTCCTCAGGAGGGCTTCTTCCGGCATTAAAA ACGCCTCCGCTTCCGTTCTCGACCTTGCCGTCGAATTCAACGGCAACAAGAACATCGCCTACGTGGCCACCGCCGCCTATGCTTCCAGCGAAGTTGACGAAACCAGCCGTGCTCTCTTCTATTTCTACAAGTCTCCCACTTACGGAAACTCCAAGCCTTACGAG GTGTGTGCTGCCGCTAAGGGAGTTTACCCCAACGTTCCACTCATGAACATTGCCAAGGCTCTCAGAGCCAACCCTACCTCCTACGCCAGCTCTGAGATCAGCTTCGGCGAGAAGTGCGGATCCGGAGCCGCTCAAATCAGTATCTCG GCTAAGGGCGAACAGAGCCAGGAGAGGAAGGAATACATCCGCCGCAGTCCCATGGCACAGAAATGCATGTCCCTCATGCAGTCCGGAAGCTACCTCCAACCCGCTTGCCGCAACATCACCGCCAGGGCCAACTTCCTCGATTCCTACAGCGTCAACATCCAGTACGAGAAG CTTCCCGCCGCTTTCAAGAACTTCACTTACAAGGCCTACTCCGTGGCCAGGTACCTCGGCTACCCATACCTCGACGAGAACACCATTAATGTCCACAACAAGGAAGGCAAGATCACCGTCGACATCGACTTCGAGCCTGACTTGAAGGCCGCCAACGTTTCCCTCACCGCCCCATCCTTCGAAGCCGACTTCGACCTCGTGCGCGTCGGCCCATGTGCCCGTCCTCTGGCCGTCCAGCACCCCAGCTGGAACGCTGCCGATCGTTTCCTCACCTACGCCCTCCACGCCCAGTGGACCG CCTCTTGCGGCTTGGACCGTGACTCCGTCTCCACCTTCGACAACAAGACCTACCCCATCCACCTTGGAAAATGCTGGCACGTCATGATGACCTCTCAGCCCGAAGACGATGACTCTTCCAGCTCCAGCAGCAACGACGACCTCACCGCCGAAGTTACCGTTCTCGTCCGCGATGCCAGCTCTCACGAGAAG GAAGTCAAGGTTATCCTTGGTGACGACGTCTTCGACCTCAAGCCCTCCGGATCCTCCAGCTCCAAGAAGTCTTCCGAGAGCGGAGACGCCGACGGAGTCGTGTACTTCAACCAGAAGCAGCGCAGCGTCTCGTACCGTAAGATCAACAACGTCACCGACTCTGACGGTGAAATGCTCGCTTTCTGGTACGCTCTGCCCAGTGGCGCCGTCATCTTCGAGGCCCCCCAGCACGAGATCGCCATCATGTACAACGGAGAGGCCGCTTGGCTCGAG GCCGGCAGCACTTACCGCGGTGATGTCCTTGG